The Natronosporangium hydrolyticum nucleotide sequence CGACCGACGATATGTTCCTTGTCGGCGACGCGCATCAGCGCATTTATGGGCGGTACGTGGTGCTGAGTCACCACGGCATCCACACTCGCGGCCGGAGCCGTCGGCTGACTATCAGCTACCGGACGACTCGGGAGATCGCCCGGGGCGGGCTGGCGTTGCTTAAGGGCCATCACTACGACGATCTCGACGGCGGCGACGACACCTTGGACAGCTATCGGGCGTTGACGCGGGGGCCGGTGCCGATTGTGGCCGGCTACCCGACTCTTGCGGCGGAGCTGGGGGCACTAGCTGAGCAGGTGGTGGCGTGGCGGGATGTCGGGGTCACCATGGCTGACATCGCGGTGGGCGTTCGTACCCACCAGATCGCTGAGCAGGTGACTGCAGCGTTCGCCGATCGTGGCATCCCGGCGGCGGTCGTCACCCCCGAGACCTACGATGCCCAGGGGGCAGTACACGTGATGACCGTTTACCGGCTCAAAGGACTGGAGTACCGCTGCGTCGCGATCGCCGGCATGTCTGAAGGCGTAGTCCCGCCAAAGAGCATGATCGCAGCCGTTGGCGACGACCCTCAAGCCCAGCGGTACCTGCACGACGAAGAGAGGGCAAGGGTCTTCGTAGCCGCCACCCGCCCACGAGAGGCGCTGTGGGTCTCCTGGCATGGACAGCCGAGCCCGCTGGTCCTGCCGCTGGTGATGATGTTCAAAACGCCGAACCAGGAGTGCGCATGAGTCTGCAGGTCACTCAGGTTGCCGCAAAAATCGAGCGGGACTATCAAGACCTGATCGATCTCTCCGACGTGGGGGCGCACGCTCAACGGGCACACTTGCACACCCGGGGACTCGCCGCGTTGGCGGTGCAGATGGTGACCGGTCGAGACCCGGTCGACGCATCCGCCGCGATCGTCGATGGCGGCGACGACAACGGCATCGATGCGATCTGGGTTGACGAGGCCACTCCGTGGATCGTTCTGGTTCAGTCGAAGTGGCGTCAGCACGGTAGGGGCGGGATCGACCTTGGTGACATGCACAAGTTCGTCGACGGGCTTAAGGCTCTGACCGAGGAACGCTTCGAACGGTTCAATGCCAAGGTTAAGCCCTTCGCGGCGCAGCTCACCGCGGCCCTGCGGGAGGTGAACCTCCGCATCACCGTCGTCGTCGTGACCACTGGGGCGTCCACGCTCGGTGAGCACAGCCAGCGCGTCTTCGACGACGTCGCCGAGCAGATGAACGATCCGACCGAGCAGGTTGAGTTGCGGGTTCTCGGGCTCGCGGAGGTGCACCGGTTCCTGGTCGAAGGTATGCGGGTGCAGGCAGATGTTGACGTGACCCTGGCAAACTGGGGACCGCTCGACGGACCGTATCAGGCTTTCTACGGTGCGGCATCCGCCAGCGAGGTGGCCGGCTGGTATGAGCAGCACGGTGACCGGCTGTTCGACGGGAACATCCGCCGCGCCCTCGGACTGACTTCAGCCAACCGGTCGATCGTTGCGACCCTACGCAAGACTCCGGGCCACTTCTGGTACTTCAACAATGGCATTACCGTGCTGTGCCAGAAGATTGAGAAGACCGCTGCGGGCGGGGTCATGAGGACCTTCGGCCAGTTCAGCCTCACCGGCATCACCGTAGTCAACGGAGCCCAGACGGTCGCCAGCATTGCTGAGGCCGCCCGGCATGATCCGGCCGTGGTCGAGCAGGCGCAGGTCCTGGTTCGGCTCATCTCGCTCGATGACGTCGCGGCTGACTTTGGCGAACAGGTCACCCGCGCCACCAACACCCAAAACACTGTCGAGGCCCGCGACTTTGTGGCGCTGGACTCGCTCCAGAGCACCCTCAGGGAGGATTTCGCACTTCGCCTCGGTAAGCGGTACTCGGTCAAACGGGGCGAGGACCAGCCGGTCGGAGCGGAGGGGTGCTCGGTGGTTGAGGCGGCGGACGCGCTGGCGTGCGCCCACCCGGACCCGTCGTTCGCGGTGCTCGCCAAGCGCGAACGGGGCATGCTGCTGGAGACCGGGGACGGCTATTATCGCCAGTTGTTTACCTCAGATCTCGCCGCCGAGCTGTTGTGGCGCCACGTGGAGGTGCTACGGCTGGTCGACGCAGTACTGGCTGAGCGGAAGACCGAACTGGCGGGCCGAGCGAAGACAGTGGCGGTTCACGGAAACCGGCTGACTGCCCATCTGGTTTTCCGGGCAATGGCGGCAACCGATGAACCGGACGAGCGCACCGACCGCGGGGTGAGGGACCTGACGCGCGTGATGCTTGGCCACCTGATTGACGAGGTGGAAGCGGCGTTTCCGGACAACTACGTGACCAGCCTGTTCAAGAACACAACGAAGTGCCGCCAGCTCGCCACCGTCATTCAGGGCCGGATGGCCATGGCCGGGTGAAGGTCTTGCCGTTTCGCTAGCTCCGGCTCGCCACCAGTCTGCCAGCTGGCAAGACAGCGAAGCGGCAAGTGTGCGATTATCGCACCATGGCCGACTCCGGTGAGTGGATCATGATTGGGGAGCTGGTGCGGCAGGCTCGCCGCGGCGCCGGCTTGTCTCAGGACGAGTTGGCTCGAGAAGTGGCGTTGGATCGCACCATGATCGCGAAGATCGAGGCCGGGAGTCGACGGATAGACGCGATGGAGCTGATCCGGATCGCGGGCGCGCTTGACGTGCCGGTCGACTACCTGCTCGAACCTCGGCCGTCAGTCATCTCCCACCGAGCAGACTTGCTAGCCGACGACAGCGATACGGAGTTCGACCGTAGCGCGCAGCGGCTCGAGGTAGTCCTGACCGGGTGGCTCCGTGACATCCGGCAGATGGTTGACGGGGGTTCACTTCGCCCGAGCCCACCGGTGCACTATCCCGGCCGGATCGAGACCCAGGCCGACGGGCGCGAGGCTGCCCGCTGGCTGCGCCGGGTACGCAAGATCGATAACGAGCCGATCGAGAGCCTACTGGACTTCAACGAGCGCAGCGGACAGTATGTTCTCGTTACCCCGTTGGAGGGGGACGGCGCCTCACTGATTGAAGGTGACCTTGCGGTGGCGGTCGTCAGCGCCAGCGGCAACCCGGGTCGGCGACGGGCCACCGCGGCACACGAACTGGGGCACCTGGTGCTGGGCGACGAGTACGCCACCGATCTCGCGGTGCACCTGTCCCGGGACGACCGGGAGGCAGTCGTGAATGCCTTCGCGGCCGAACTGCTCCTACCTGCCAGCGCTTTCGGAGCTCGGGGTGATTCGGACGCTCGGATCCGTGAAGAGCTCGTCGGATTGGCTGCTCGGTACCGCACCTCATGGTCACTGGCCCTCCGGCAGGCCGAGCAGGCAGGCTGGCTTGACCCTTCGACCCGGATCAGGTGGGGCCAGATCACCCCCACGAGAGCCGAGTTCCTCGACGCGGTTGGCTGGGCTCCTCAGCCCGACCTCGACGCTCTCCGAGTGCCGCCCGGGTATTCGCATGCGGTCCTCGACGCCTGGCGGCGTGACCTGATCACTGACGCTCGCGCAATTGAGCTCCTTCACGGAACGATCAAGCCCGAGGACTTGCCGCCGCGTAGTGACGCTGGGCTCGCTCCGTGAGCGTGATTCCCCTCGGCTCCAGCCAACTGCTCATCTTCGACACCATGATCCTTAGCCATTTTGCACTGGCAGATCGCTTGGACGTGCTGGGTGAACTCCTCCTGGGACAGCCATGCGCCACCACCACTGTGGTGCTTGACGAACTCCGGACCGGAGCGAAGACGCGGCCTGAGCTAGCAGGTGCACTGGAACTGGAGTGGGTGCGTCAACTTCCACTGGACCGGCCGGGTGAGATCAAGAGCTTCGGAGTATGGGTGCGGAGGCTCGGTGCCACCGGACGCGACCTGGGGGAAGCCAGTGTGTTCGCGGCCGCCGAACACAACGGCGCCGTGGCGATAACTGACGACCGGAGCGCCACCCGGGTGGGTCGTGCCTACCGTCTATCGGTTCACGGCACCATCTGGCTGCTGGTCCGGGCTTGCGGGGCTGGCAAGCTGACGGAAGCTGCCGCTGGCACCCTCGTCGAGGCACTGCGTGCGACCGGGCATCGTCTTCCCTGCACGGGGACGGAGTTTCCCCGATACGTCCGCCAGCACGGTCTTCTCTAGCGGGAGACCAAGCCCCATCCCATCCACGCTCCGGCGTGGGTGGAAGGGTGTCTTAGCCGGACTCCCCGATGCGGTGATGTAGGCTGGAACCTCCATAAAGGGGCACTCGCCGTGAGAGCGGCTACTGCCCCTCTCTTTTTGCCGGTCGGGCTGGGCTGCGGCGGAAGGAGCGTGACCTTGCAGTACGAGGAGATCGCCGCGCTGCGCAAGCACAGCCCGGCGTGGCGGCTGCTCTGCGCCGACAACGCGCCGCTGGTGCTGAGCTTCCTGCACCGGGTCTTCGTCGAGGGCAATGCCCGCTCGGTGACCGCGACCGAGCTGACGCCTCGGTCGGGCTGGTCGACAACACGGCAGAGGGCGACTGCTCGCGGCTGCATGGCATGACCATCGAAGAGTATCGAGAGCGCCGGCTCGCCCACGCTGCGGCACAGGCGGCCACGCCGGCATGACCGCCTGGACCACACCGGCCGATGTCGAGGCCAAGCTCCGCCGGCAGTGGGAGAGCGGGCGAGCGCTCGCCGCGTACGGCGAAGGCGCCGCCTGGCAGCCGCTCGGTATCCCGCTGCGGGGCCCGACCGCCGCAGAGCTGGCGGCGGATCTGGAACGGGCCCGCGGCTGGGCGGCGAGCTGGCAACGCGTCGCCAGCCGGCTCGGACGCCTGGAGTACAAGACTGTCGGCGGGCGGCTCATCGGTGCCAATCAGCTGCCCGGCAGGCTGTGGGTCGACAGCTACGCCCAACTCTTGTCAGCGCTGGGAAGGCAGCAGCAGGCCGAGTGGTTCGCCGCGCAGGTCGCGGCCGCGAGGGCCGAGACTCCCCGGCTGGTCGATTGGCTGCTGCGACGTCCGTTGCGGGTGCTCGAACACCAGCCACAGTGGTCCCGCCTGGTCGCGACCGTACAGTGGATCGATATCCACGTCGATGGCAGCCAGTATCTCCGGCAGCTGGATGTGCCCGGAGTGGATACCAAATTCATCGACAACCACCGGGCAGTGCTGGTTGCGCTGCTCGACGCTCAGCTGGACCCGGACCGGGTCGACCAGTCGCAGCCCCGCGGCGACATCGCCGCCCGGTACGATTCCGGCGCCGGCCCCAGTACGCCCGGCTGCGCACCCTCGATGAGCGACCGCTGCCGGGAGGGTTCAGCGAGTTTACGCTCCGGCTGGGGGAGTTTCGCGCGAGCGGGCGGGTCAACCTGGCTACGTGCCGGACGCCAGCTCGGCGGCTTCGCGGGCACAGCCCCAGGAGAGCGTGACCCCGCCGCCGCCGTGGCCGTAGTTGTGGATGATCCGGCCGGCCGGGCGGTCCTCGACCGCCAGCCGGACCTCGGGGCGGGCCGGGCGCAGCCCCACCCGTTCCGCCAGCACCGGGGCGCCGGCGAGCGCCGGCACCAGCTCGACGCTGTCGGCGAGGATCCGGGCGGTGATCGACGGGTCGGGGGTGGGGTCGCTGCGGTCCGGTTCGGCGGTGCCGCCGAGCACCACAGTGTCCCGGTGCGGCAGCACATACTTCAGCCAGGGGGACGCGCCGGGGTGTTCGCTGACGAACTCGTCGATGCCCGGATTTTCGACCACCACCACCTGGCCGCGGACCGGCCGCAGGCCCGGGTCGGGGACCAGCTCCCGGGCGCCGATCCCGGCGCAGTTGACCACCAGCGGCGCCACCGTGAGGGCGTCGGCCAGGTCGGTGACGAGGCCCGGTTCGATCCGGCCGCCGGCGGCGCGGAGCCGGTCAGCCAGGTAGC carries:
- a CDS encoding DUF3375 family protein, with amino-acid sequence MTLQYEEIAALRKHSPAWRLLCADNAPLVLSFLHRVFVEGNARSVTATELTPRSGWSTTRQRATARGCMA
- a CDS encoding FAD-dependent oxidoreductase; the encoded protein is MAEVDVLVVGAGVSGLTTAVCLAETGRRVTVRTATEPARTTSAVAGALWMPYLVRPVDKVTAWGAATLTELRTLADQPTTGVRRTNGVVLAPTAIAPPAWTETVAAVPCPPADLPHGYEVGWRFGSVLVEMPIYLGYLADRLRAAGGRIEPGLVTDLADALTVAPLVVNCAGIGARELVPDPGLRPVRGQVVVVENPGIDEFVSEHPGASPWLKYVLPHRDTVVLGGTAEPDRSDPTPDPSITARILADSVELVPALAGAPVLAERVGLRPARPEVRLAVEDRPAGRIIHNYGHGGGGVTLSWGCAREAAELASGT
- a CDS encoding AIPR family protein, with amino-acid sequence MSLQVTQVAAKIERDYQDLIDLSDVGAHAQRAHLHTRGLAALAVQMVTGRDPVDASAAIVDGGDDNGIDAIWVDEATPWIVLVQSKWRQHGRGGIDLGDMHKFVDGLKALTEERFERFNAKVKPFAAQLTAALREVNLRITVVVVTTGASTLGEHSQRVFDDVAEQMNDPTEQVELRVLGLAEVHRFLVEGMRVQADVDVTLANWGPLDGPYQAFYGAASASEVAGWYEQHGDRLFDGNIRRALGLTSANRSIVATLRKTPGHFWYFNNGITVLCQKIEKTAAGGVMRTFGQFSLTGITVVNGAQTVASIAEAARHDPAVVEQAQVLVRLISLDDVAADFGEQVTRATNTQNTVEARDFVALDSLQSTLREDFALRLGKRYSVKRGEDQPVGAEGCSVVEAADALACAHPDPSFAVLAKRERGMLLETGDGYYRQLFTSDLAAELLWRHVEVLRLVDAVLAERKTELAGRAKTVAVHGNRLTAHLVFRAMAATDEPDERTDRGVRDLTRVMLGHLIDEVEAAFPDNYVTSLFKNTTKCRQLATVIQGRMAMAG
- a CDS encoding helix-turn-helix domain-containing protein, whose amino-acid sequence is MADSGEWIMIGELVRQARRGAGLSQDELAREVALDRTMIAKIEAGSRRIDAMELIRIAGALDVPVDYLLEPRPSVISHRADLLADDSDTEFDRSAQRLEVVLTGWLRDIRQMVDGGSLRPSPPVHYPGRIETQADGREAARWLRRVRKIDNEPIESLLDFNERSGQYVLVTPLEGDGASLIEGDLAVAVVSASGNPGRRRATAAHELGHLVLGDEYATDLAVHLSRDDREAVVNAFAAELLLPASAFGARGDSDARIREELVGLAARYRTSWSLALRQAEQAGWLDPSTRIRWGQITPTRAEFLDAVGWAPQPDLDALRVPPGYSHAVLDAWRRDLITDARAIELLHGTIKPEDLPPRSDAGLAP